Within Pseudomonadota bacterium, the genomic segment CCCGCCACCCTCGATCTGGCGCGCAGCGCGCCGCTGCTCTGTGCGGGCATCACCACCTGGTCACCCCTGCGCCACTGGAAGGTAGGACCCGGCCACCGGGTGGGCATCATCGGCCTGGGTGGCCTGGGGCACATGGCCGTGCAGCTGGCCTCGAGGCTCGGCGCTGAAGTCACCGTCTTCAGCACGAGCACCGCCAAGGAAGCAGACGCGCGCCGACTGGGCGCCCACCACTTTGTGGCGACACGCCGCGAGGGTGCTCTCGAACCGCTGCAGCGCAGCTTTGACTTTCTGCTGAGCACCGTCTCATCGGCCTACGTGCTGAGCGGCTATGTCAACCTGCTCAAGCTCGACGCCACCCTGGTCATCGTCGGAGCCCCTCCTGCCAGCCAGCCTCCGGTGCTCGACGTGATGCCTCTGCTTA encodes:
- a CDS encoding NAD(P)-dependent alcohol dehydrogenase, whose translation is PATLDLARSAPLLCAGITTWSPLRHWKVGPGHRVGIIGLGGLGHMAVQLASRLGAEVTVFSTSTAKEADARRLGAHHFVATRREGALEPLQRSFDFLLSTVSSAYVLSGYVNLLKLDATLVIVGAPPASQPPVLDVMPLLMGRRRVAGSAIGGIRETQEMLDFCGEHNIAADIELIEIDRVNEAYERVLNGDVRYRFVLDLATL